The following coding sequences are from one Vulpes vulpes isolate BD-2025 chromosome 12, VulVul3, whole genome shotgun sequence window:
- the LOC112923028 gene encoding phospholipid-transporting ATPase ABCA1-like isoform X3 gives MYNEQYTFVRDVPCSVGEEEWTTAPVPQTITDLFQNGNWMMENPSPTCHVAVTKSRSVRVSPGGRGPASPTAGRI, from the exons ATGTACAACGAACAGTACACATTTGTCAG AGAtgtgccctgctcagtgggggaggaggagtggaCCACTGCCCCAGTTCCCCAGACCATCACGGACCTCTTCCAAAATGGGAACTGGATGATGGAGAATCCCTCACCCACCTGCCATGTAGCAGTGACAAAATCAAGATCTGTCCGTGtgtcccctgggggcagggggcctgcCTCCCCCACAG cTGGAAGAATTTAA
- the LOC112923028 gene encoding phospholipid-transporting ATPase ABCA1-like isoform X2 — protein sequence MYNEQYTFVSDDTPENMGTQELLNALIEDAGFRIQHMEEKPILRRCALLSGGGGVDHCPSSPDHHGPLPKWELDDGESLTHLPCSSDKIKICPCVPWGQGACLPHSWKNLT from the exons ATGTACAACGAACAGTACACATTTGTCAG TGATGACACTCCTGAGAACATGGGTACCCAGGAACTCTTGAATGCCCTCATCGAAGATGCCGGCTTTAGGATCCAACATATGGAAGAAAAACCAATCCTCAGA AGAtgtgccctgctcagtgggggaggaggagtggaCCACTGCCCCAGTTCCCCAGACCATCACGGACCTCTTCCAAAATGGGAACTGGATGATGGAGAATCCCTCACCCACCTGCCATGTAGCAGTGACAAAATCAAGATCTGTCCGTGtgtcccctgggggcagggggcctgcCTCCCCCACAG cTGGAAGAATTTAACTTGA
- the LOC112923028 gene encoding phospholipid-transporting ATPase ABCA1-like isoform X1 produces MYNEQYTFVSDDTPENMGTQELLNALIEDAGFRIQHMEEKPILRRCALLSGGGGVDHCPSSPDHHGPLPKWELDDGESLTHLPCSSDKIKICPCVPWGQGACLPHRIPFLTGTASK; encoded by the exons ATGTACAACGAACAGTACACATTTGTCAG TGATGACACTCCTGAGAACATGGGTACCCAGGAACTCTTGAATGCCCTCATCGAAGATGCCGGCTTTAGGATCCAACATATGGAAGAAAAACCAATCCTCAGA AGAtgtgccctgctcagtgggggaggaggagtggaCCACTGCCCCAGTTCCCCAGACCATCACGGACCTCTTCCAAAATGGGAACTGGATGATGGAGAATCCCTCACCCACCTGCCATGTAGCAGTGACAAAATCAAGATCTGTCCGTGtgtcccctgggggcagggggcctgcCTCCCCCACAG